The Humulus lupulus chromosome 7, drHumLupu1.1, whole genome shotgun sequence region TGTGCTGAAATGTTATAtgcattttataaaaaataatgcattaaatcataggttttaaaatgactaaaataaatTATGGTCTAAGCAATAAATAATGCAAATTTAGTTTAAGCCTATATCTATAATTTTATGTAAATCTtttcaacataaaatcataatttaCACCTCGTAAAATTCTACTTGAATTATTTATACTTATTAgtaaataaatcacaaaattatagtctaaaataattttataattttatgcagatcaaaacacataaaatcatatactaAAATTCTATAAAAATTTATCCAAAATTCTCTTGTGACCCAAAgtaatattataaatttattcTAGGGCCATTCTATAAATATTCAACTCAAATGTAGCTAGTAATATAGATATTGCtcaactttatatatattttacactTAAATCTCAATCAATGGTCTAAAGCGATTAACTCACacttctttaattaaaataatattcacataatattattttaattattattcatactcttaataataaaaaaaaattaattcacaaaataatttttacataaaacaaaataaataaataaaaaattccaGGCACCATGCTTCCACTTGGCCATGCATATTTTTGAATACAActattttatttttctctttttaaatTAAGAGAATTACTAAAAGGCACAAATGGTACCCAACCCCATAATAAGTAAATGACATAAGTTATTAATAAAATTCAATATTAAATCctacatatttaaatttaaaaattattataaaatattgctAATCAATTATAACATCCGTTCTTTTACCCTTTAAGTTGACAAATAGTACCATTCTTAAATTAAATAACGTTGTGACTAGTAATAGACCATTGTAACATAATGTGGCCTTGATTTTATTCTCCCATTTTTTCTATCCACTAAAATTAGAAAACGACTGAGAAAAAttcatgaatatgaatatgatgttCTTCCCATAAAAATTAGGCCTTCAAATAATATCAGTTGACTACTTCAATGATATAAAGACAAATTCCATTCCATTGACTCCAAAGTCTTtcctagaaaaaaaaaaaaaaactcatctcTTATGCAATAGTACACTTAGGTCCTGGTAGGTATTTGaatacatttttattattttgaaaacttaaaattTGTAGACCCCACAACAATACATGATTGGTAACTTGTTTTTGGAAACCAAATTCAAATTAATATTTGGATTTTGTGTTGTAAAATTGAGAACAACCAAATCATGTTTTCTAATGTATCCAAAACCCTGAAAGCATATATCCTCCTTTCCTTCTCACAACACCTCTTATTAACGCCGTTCAAATCCAACCACTGCTTCTTCGCTCGCCACTTCTCCAACGCCTCTTTCCGCcccggtaactatttatgtttttttttgggTGAATAGATGAGTAAATGGCTACTCGATTAtactattattatttatttgacCACTGATTTGATGAAGGTTATGTCTTCATTATAAtttcaatatatatttttaatgatgATTATCTATTTTTCGTTCCGGGGTTTCCCTGATTTGTAATTATGTTCATTTTTGGTTGTAGAAGCTGTAAAATATTTGATTAGTTATAGTTCAGTATGAAAATTTGGgcatttagttaattaaaaaaatgtaactttaatttagaaaaaaaatcaaaattaataaaaatacaatattattattaatttaatcaatccactgttattaaattttaatttatcaatataattaaattttacttaattaaatatattgattaatcaaaatttaatattatacaacttatatacataaaatatataaaattaaaataatattcagattcagcTGAACTAATCACGTATTCaatttctgttatattttcaaatttaataccaatgacagattcagttttttaaaactaaaaaataatttacttacattgaaccaatcacattttcagaaacatgttttagtcactaaattcagattttcatttcaaaatctcacttttcaaaaatatatttttctaatcgCACCCCTTAAGTTTCCAGTAAAATAATATCTCAGAAAATTTTACAGCAAAAATTTAGCTCTTTTTTTATGAGCTCCatctccttcttctttttcttgttcTACCAAACGCAGCTTTTGCTCAAACCAACAACAATGGCAACCACATCACAGTCGGCACAACACTCTCTGCAACAGACAACTCATCGTCATGGACTTCTTCCTCAGGCGACTTCGCTTTCGGCTTTCGCAAACTAGAGAACCAAAAGGATCTCTTCTAACTCTCCATATGGGGTTGGCAAAAATACCAGACAAAACCATTGTCTGCTATGCAACAATGGTAGTTTAGAAGTTTCCCTTGTTctttccattttatttttttaattttgttttttggaaaagaaaaacaaaagtcATGAGCAGTAGTGATTTATCACTTAAAACACGCTTTGACTTATTCAGCCCACTTCTTCCAACCAACTTGgcaataattattatttaaagaaaatagAGAACCATGGCAATTAAAATATGCCGTGAACGAGTCTGTTTTGTTTATTCAACATATATTTCCTAGTCAACAGTCAACCATGATTGTGGAGAGTTACAATATAAATGAGCTTCTATCATCTTTACCATGCAAGTGACTACACACCAATAAGTTGTAGATCTAAAGAAGCTAAGAGTTGCTGGAAATGAGAGACCAAGGACAGCCGAGGCATTGGCCTCGACTAGTTTTTGCTATGGCAATTTGCTTCATAGCCACAAGTGTTGTCGCCGATTACAACAAGCCTTATGTTTATGCTTCTCCTCCACCACCAGCGAGGGTTGCACACTCTCCTCCTCCGCCACCAAAGAACGTTATCCACCCACCGCACCAGTACAAATTCCTACCTCCACCAACTTCTTCGCCACCACCTGCTTATGTCTACAAGTCCCCTCCTCCGCCATCCCCATCACCACCTCCTCCATATGTTTACAAGTCTCCTCCTCCACCAGTCCACCCACTCCCAGTTAACAGGTATTATTATAGATCACCGCCGCCGCCGTCTCGCAAGCTATCTCACAAGCTATACGTCTAAAGTTCACCTCCACCTCCTAAATATTACTGAGTTCACTATGGTTGTAATTTCAAACTTAGAACTTTAATATAACTATGCTTTCTTATAGTTCGAGTTTGAAGAAATTTTCAACGTTTGTAATTGCGTATCCATTATCTAATAGTGTGAGTTCCTTTGAGAAAAGCATGGCTGATTGTATTATTTCTTTTTATGGAATGAAACCAATGATAATTTGGTCTTATTATTATAAGCCCTTGTCTCTGTCGTTGTAGTTTCTTTGTACTACTGATCACAAAATATATACGGAGGACACtgataataattaaatatgttgTCACTTGATTACGTACGCGATGACCTCTATACTAAACAAGTCCACATACTCCAAAAATGAATAATGAATTTGATAACTCTTAAAAAACCAAAACTAGCTAAATGATTAAATCAAGGGTCAAATGGGTACCTTCAAGAGCGTGTTACATGAAATAAACATTTCTcacgaaaaaaaaaaagaaaa contains the following coding sequences:
- the LOC133789734 gene encoding extensin-3-like — encoded protein: MAICFIATSVVADYNKPYVYASPPPPARVAHSPPPPPKNVIHPPHQYKFLPPPTSSPPPAYVYKSPPPPSPSPPPPYVYKSPPPPVHPLPVNRYYYRSPPPPSRKLSHKLYV